In Numenius arquata chromosome 17, bNumArq3.hap1.1, whole genome shotgun sequence, a genomic segment contains:
- the LOC141472878 gene encoding heparan sulfate glucosamine 3-O-sulfotransferase 3A1-like, whose protein sequence is MAVSAATPPAAEPLPRSIFKKFLVMLCSLLMSLYVFYCLADRCQTLPGPIIAAGAASEEEEGGGGGYLGGSAELPPWQAAAARRKRLLQRLKQRRRRQEAAPGQEVPAGGGGSRAGGSGGGGGSATGTPGTLTLLLGEGTKRLPQAIIIGVKKGGTRALLEFLRVHPDVRAVGAEPHFFDRNYERGLAWYRDLMPRTLEGQITMEKTPSYFVTKEAPARISSMSKGTKLIVVVRDPVTRAISDYTQTLSKKPDIPTFESLTFKNRTTGLIDTSWSAIQIGIYAKHLENWLLYFPIGQILFVSGERLISDPAGELGRVQDFLGLKRIITDKHFYFNKTKGFPCLKKAEGSSKPHCLGKTKGRTHPDIDQEVVQRLRDFYRPFNMKFYQMTGQDFGWD, encoded by the exons ATGGCCGTGAGCGCGGCGACCCCCCCCGCCGCCGAGCCGCTGCCCCGCAGCATCTTCAAGAAGTTCCTGGTgatgctctgctccctcctcatGTCCCTCTACGTCTTCTACTGCCTGGCCGACCGCTGCcagaccctgcccggacccatcatCGCCGCCGGCGCCgcctcggaggaggaggagggcggcggcggcgggtacCTGGGGGGTTCGGCCGAGCTGCCCCCctggcaggcggcggcggcgcggaggaAGCGGCTGCTGCAGCGGCTcaagcagcggcggcggcggcaggaggcggCGCCGGGCCAGGAGGTgccggccgggggcggcgggagccgggcCGGCGGctcgggcggcggcgggggcagcgcgACGGGGACACCCGGCACCTTAACGCTGCTGCTGGGCGAGGGCACCAAGCGGCTGCCGCAGGCCATCATCATCGGGGTGAAGAAAGGGGGGACGCGGGCGCTGCTGGAGTTCCTGAGGGTGCACCCCGACGTCCGCGCCGTCGGGGCCGAGCCCCACTTCTTCGACCGCAACTACGAGCGGGGACTCGCCTGGTACAG agACCTCATGCCCAGGACCCTGGAGGGACAGATCACCATGGAGAAGACCCCCAGCTACTTTGTCACCAAGGAGGCCCCAGCCCGCATCTCCTCCATGTCCAAGGGCACAAAGCTCATCGTGGTGGTGCGGGACCCCGTCACCAGAGCCATCTCGGACTACACCCAAACGCTCTCCAAGAAGCCCGATATCCCCACCTTTGAGAGCCTGACCTTCAAAAACAGGACTACGGGCCTGATCGACACCTCGTGGAGCGCCATCCAGATTGGCATCTACGCCAAGCACTTGGAGAACTGGCTCCTCTACTTCCCCATCGGGCAGATCCTCTTCGTCAGCGGGGAGAGGCTGATCAGTGACCCCgcaggggagctgggcagggtCCAGGACTTTCTGGGCCTCAAGAGGATCATCACCGACAAACACTTCTACTTCAACAAAACCAAGGGGTTCCCGTGCCTGAAGAAGGCGGAAGGCAGCAGCAAACCCCACTGCCTGGGGAAGACGAAAGGCAGGACCCACCCCGACATAGACCAGGAGGTGGTGCAGAGACTGCGGGACTTCTACCGGCCCTTCAACATGAAGTTCTACCAGATGACGGGGCAGGACTTCGGCTGGGACtga